The genomic interval TGCATTGCCAAAGGTGTTGCGGTCATAATCATTATCATCACGGAATATCCTACTGCCGAGGATAATAAAGCCAAAATGGTTTTATTCTGTCCCATAATTTCCCCCAGCGGTGTTGATTGCTTAAACTGAAAATCCTTCTGCTGCGCCGTTATACGTTTTTTCTCTTTTAGACCAAAAATAACCAGAAAAGAAATGATACTCAAAAAAGAGATGGATAAAAAGGAATAGGCAAATGAAACCGCGCCAATATTCTGGGTAGATCTGACTAAGGCCGGTCCCGCAATTGCGGCCACAACTCCGCCTCCGATCACAAATGATATTGCTTTTCCTTTGATCTTCTGAGGAACCGAATCGGCGGCGGCAAAACGATAATATTGTGTAAAAGCCTGGC from Flavobacterium sp. YJ01 carries:
- a CDS encoding MFS transporter, with translation MALSGLVGLEIAPEKSLATLPIAMISVGTVLMMILASLIIKKMGQRKAFLIGTIIGVLAGMLSFYAILKNSFVLFVLGNTLIGVCQAFTQYYRFAAADSVPQKIKGKAISFVIGGGVVAAIAGPALVRSTQNIGAVSFAYSFLSISFLSIISFLVIFGLKEKKRITAQQKDFQFKQSTPLGEIMGQNKTILALLSSAVGYSVMIMIMTATPLAMHHCGYSGDDSSVVIQWHVLGMYVPFFLPAL